One Stigmatella aurantiaca genomic window, AAGAACCGGGCTAGCACCACCAACGGCAGCCGGTAAGGCAATAATTGGGAGTGGAAAATACCGGCGTCCTCGGAGAGAAAGCCAATGGCAAGCCGAAGCGCATGTTCCGTGTGCTCTACAGCCTCTGGATGCCCGCTTCCTGCATCCCCCTCTCTTCGCGTGAAGGTCTGCCTCAGGTCAAGGCCCTCCACAACCTTCAAGCAACGCAGGAACCAGTCATGAGAGATTTTACCGAACCCAGTTTCCGCCTGAAGCCGTCCACAGGCACTCTCGATTGGACGAGGCTCTCTGCCAGCAAAAAGGGCCTCGAAAACTTCGCTTTCCTGCATGGCAACGCCGGATGTATTCACGCGCTTGAAAATAAGACGGAGCACATCCTGCTCAGCTCCCTCTACGATGTATGCAGGAATTTGGTACTCGCGCAGAGCCTTGCCGAGCGCTATGGCTCGCTGTACCAAATCGGGACGACTACTCCGGAAAGGCCATGCGTTGAGCCAGTTGAGCAAGACGAAGGAGTCACCGACGACGTTGACGGGAATCCAATGAGGAGGAGGCTCCGACACTTGCAAGCGCTCGAAGCGCTCTACTTCCAAATCAAACCAGATAGCATGAATGTCTCCACGCGGGCTTGAATCCGGATGCAACATGGCCCCCGCGAGTGCGGTAACACGCTGCTGACCGTCCACAACGAAGTAAGCATCGGCCATATGAGGAGCACCGATACGAAGTGGTCCGAAATGAATGGTGCTCGGCTCAGCAGGCCCTTTGAACAACAGCAGGTCACCTACAGGGAATCCTCGGTAGACACTGTCGAAAAGGTCCAGGACATGCGCCGAGCGCCATTTCAGCGGACGCTGAAAGTCCGGAACACGGATCTTCCCGTCCTTCACGTGCTCAAGGAGCGTTTCCACCATGAAGGCACGTGCTTCCGGA contains:
- a CDS encoding DUF262 domain-containing protein, producing MVETLLEHVKDGKIRVPDFQRPLKWRSAHVLDLFDSVYRGFPVGDLLLFKGPAEPSTIHFGPLRIGAPHMADAYFVVDGQQRVTALAGAMLHPDSSPRGDIHAIWFDLEVERFERLQVSEPPPHWIPVNVVGDSFVLLNWLNAWPFRSSRPDLVQRAIALGKALREYQIPAYIVEGAEQDVLRLIFKRVNTSGVAMQESEVFEALFAGREPRPIESACGRLQAETGFGKISHDWFLRCLKVVEGLDLRQTFTRREGDAGSGHPEAVEHTEHALRLAIGFLSEDAGIFHSQLLPYRLPLVVLARFFHLHPRPNPRTRALLVRWVWRGALSRVHTLSSDANVHHLQSQIDSNEFDSVERLLSTVAPLSVEEFPSAAVSWSSGRNAETRLCAIALAHLGPREPKAGEVLRFDQIRSLLDKKEASRVFLPCIAGRESLACRFILPDRKMFPLLVEASEEVLHSHALDDRAVNALKGKNFEVFERRRSEILNDWFVRFFLARTALGESDRPPVFELVRRVDVRMAQS